The following are from one region of the Gammaproteobacteria bacterium genome:
- a CDS encoding cobalt-precorrin-5B (C(1))-methyltransferase: MMEKKPKGTRTGFTTGACAAAAARAATLGLVQGQVPESVECLLPNGQQVIFSVTEGRVDGHCAHAVIIKDAGDDPDCTHGAHLTADVCLLASSPDEVVLKGGAGVGAITMPGLGLDVGGPAINPVPRRNIEENVRAVAASLLGQQGLEVTISVPGGEAMAKKTLNARLGIIGGISILGTTGIVRPYSTAAFRASVIQGIEVAAAQGQDTVVLTTGGRTEKFVMRELPQLATACFVQMGDFLRYALDTVVKGKIPHVVIGGMVGKLTKMAQGETITHAGRAEVDTALLADIAADLGVDEDTCNDIRNNETARYASERLEALGLSSAFHYALAQRVVATIAVRYPRQFSLKVLVCDFDGNKIAEAEGNLA; encoded by the coding sequence GTGATGGAGAAAAAACCCAAAGGGACACGCACCGGTTTTACCACCGGCGCCTGCGCAGCGGCGGCGGCCCGCGCGGCCACGCTCGGCCTGGTGCAGGGCCAGGTTCCCGAAAGTGTGGAGTGTCTGCTGCCCAACGGTCAGCAGGTCATTTTTTCAGTCACCGAAGGACGAGTCGATGGCCACTGTGCCCATGCAGTGATCATCAAGGATGCGGGCGATGACCCGGACTGTACTCACGGCGCCCATCTCACTGCTGATGTCTGTCTGCTCGCCTCTTCACCGGATGAAGTAGTGCTCAAGGGTGGCGCTGGTGTTGGTGCCATCACTATGCCCGGCCTCGGGCTCGATGTGGGTGGCCCGGCGATCAATCCAGTACCACGGCGCAACATCGAAGAGAATGTGCGAGCCGTTGCCGCTTCATTGCTGGGGCAGCAGGGGCTGGAAGTAACCATCTCCGTCCCCGGTGGTGAGGCGATGGCGAAGAAAACATTGAACGCCCGGCTCGGCATCATCGGCGGCATCTCCATCCTCGGCACCACCGGTATCGTGCGCCCCTACTCCACCGCCGCTTTCCGCGCCAGTGTCATTCAAGGAATAGAGGTCGCCGCTGCACAGGGTCAAGACACCGTTGTGCTCACCACGGGTGGGCGCACCGAAAAATTTGTGATGAGGGAGTTGCCGCAACTGGCCACCGCCTGTTTTGTACAGATGGGCGACTTCCTCCGTTACGCACTGGATACAGTGGTCAAAGGGAAGATTCCCCATGTTGTGATCGGCGGCATGGTCGGCAAGCTCACCAAGATGGCGCAGGGCGAGACCATTACCCACGCCGGACGCGCCGAAGTCGATACCGCCCTGCTGGCCGATATCGCTGCCGATCTTGGTGTGGATGAAGATACCTGCAACGACATCCGCAATAACGAAACGGCGCGTTATGCCAGTGAACGGCTGGAGGCGCTGGGCTTGAGCAGCGCCTTCCACTACGCACTGGCGCAGCGTGTTGTCGCCACCATTGCAGTGCGTTACCCGCGCCAGTTCAGTTTAAAAGTGCTGGTCTGCGATTTTGATGGCAACAAGATCGCCGAAGCTGAAGGAAATTTAGCATGA
- a CDS encoding CbtB-domain containing protein, with protein sequence MHIEHSLEIPAATSGAARRRLPAVLAALFGLALVFVAGFAENQMVHSAAHDTRHATGFPCH encoded by the coding sequence ATGCACATTGAACATAGTTTAGAGATCCCTGCCGCAACGTCAGGTGCAGCCCGTCGCCGCTTGCCGGCAGTGCTGGCGGCGCTCTTTGGTTTGGCGCTCGTCTTTGTTGCAGGGTTCGCTGAAAACCAGATGGTACACAGTGCGGCGCACGATACGCGCCATGCAACGGGATTTCCATGTCATTAA
- a CDS encoding precorrin-8X methylmutase has protein sequence MGNINTITEQLTQAGQQIEHDSFAIVDQEVGAHSYSLDQWPLVRRMIHATADFEFNGLTRFHPDAIEAGVAAILNGKPIIADVEMICVGVSRPRLAHFGVELHQFISDQDVIEEARAVNSTRAVQAMRKAQRQGLLDGAIVAIGNAPTALLEVVRLINEEQTRPALIIGMPVGFVSAAESKEIVSELQETPWIITHGRKGGSTLVVAAIHALLALAEAQQSSSSPQG, from the coding sequence ATGGGCAATATCAATACGATTACCGAGCAGCTGACCCAGGCGGGGCAACAGATCGAACACGACTCCTTCGCCATCGTTGACCAAGAGGTCGGTGCCCACAGCTACAGCCTCGACCAGTGGCCCCTCGTGCGGCGCATGATTCACGCCACGGCGGACTTCGAGTTCAACGGCCTGACGCGGTTTCACCCAGACGCCATAGAAGCGGGCGTCGCCGCCATCCTCAACGGCAAACCGATCATCGCCGATGTCGAGATGATCTGCGTTGGCGTATCGCGGCCTCGCCTTGCCCATTTTGGTGTTGAGCTGCATCAATTCATCAGCGACCAGGATGTGATCGAAGAGGCGCGCGCCGTCAACAGCACCCGTGCCGTGCAGGCGATGCGCAAGGCGCAGCGGCAGGGGCTGCTCGACGGCGCCATCGTCGCCATCGGTAATGCGCCTACTGCGCTGCTGGAGGTTGTGCGTCTGATCAATGAAGAGCAGACGCGTCCGGCGCTGATCATCGGCATGCCGGTGGGGTTTGTCTCTGCCGCCGAATCGAAGGAGATCGTCAGCGAACTGCAAGAGACCCCCTGGATCATCACCCATGGCCGCAAGGGTGGCTCGACGCTGGTGGTCGCCGCGATCCATGCACTGCTGGCGCTGGCTGAGGCGCAACAGTCCTCATCGTCGCCACAGGGATAA
- a CDS encoding CbtA family protein codes for MSLSRATTMSLGTFKNRIAVAALVGLLVGLLLTLVQQFQVIPQLLEAEQYEQAAGHQLSAEHDHAAADHGHEHGGWQPAEGWERTLFTAGANIVVAFGFTLLLGALVTLRNAKLTWRSGLLWGLGGYAVFFVAPSLGLPPELPGTESAALMARQLWWGGTVIATASALWLIVFSPRTAFKILGVVVLIAPHLIGAPQPDIHVSTAPAELVHAFVVATAIANALFWLSLGALYGLFQKWVD; via the coding sequence ATGTCATTAAGCCGTGCAACGACGATGAGTCTGGGCACATTTAAAAACAGAATTGCCGTAGCCGCGCTGGTGGGGCTGCTGGTGGGGCTGTTATTAACGCTGGTGCAACAATTCCAGGTGATACCGCAGCTGCTGGAGGCGGAGCAGTATGAGCAGGCGGCTGGGCATCAGCTCAGTGCAGAGCACGACCATGCTGCGGCTGACCACGGGCATGAACATGGCGGCTGGCAGCCCGCAGAGGGGTGGGAGCGCACACTCTTCACGGCTGGGGCCAATATTGTGGTGGCGTTTGGTTTTACCCTCTTGCTGGGGGCTTTGGTAACGCTGCGTAATGCAAAGCTGACCTGGCGTTCAGGTCTGCTGTGGGGGCTGGGTGGTTACGCAGTATTTTTTGTTGCGCCATCACTCGGTCTGCCGCCTGAACTGCCTGGTACCGAGTCGGCGGCGTTAATGGCGCGGCAGCTCTGGTGGGGAGGGACGGTGATCGCCACGGCGAGCGCTCTCTGGCTGATCGTTTTTTCGCCCCGTACTGCCTTTAAAATCCTGGGTGTGGTGGTGCTCATTGCGCCCCATCTTATCGGCGCGCCACAGCCCGACATCCATGTCAGCACGGCCCCGGCGGAGTTGGTACACGCTTTTGTCGTGGCCACAGCGATCGCCAACGCTCTCTTTTGGCTGAGTTTGGGTGCTCTTTATGGTCTCTTTCAGAAGTGGGTGGATTGA
- the cobO gene encoding cob(I)yrinic acid a,c-diamide adenosyltransferase, producing the protein MSDVADVPGAPDTSREERHRLRMQRKKAVVDAHIASATEERGVLIVNTGNGKGKSTAAFGMVARALGHGMRVGVVQFIKGSFSTGEEAFFRRFPEISYHVMGEGFTWETQDRSRDIQAAQAAWAVAATLLRDADTALVVLDELNIALKYGYLSLDDVLDTVGARPARQHVVITGRAAPPALIEAADTVTEMTLIKHAFQAGMRAQNGVEL; encoded by the coding sequence ATGAGCGACGTGGCCGATGTGCCGGGCGCGCCGGATACCTCAAGAGAGGAGCGTCACCGGCTGCGCATGCAACGCAAAAAGGCGGTGGTGGACGCTCATATTGCGTCGGCCACGGAAGAACGCGGCGTGCTCATCGTCAATACCGGTAACGGCAAAGGCAAGAGCACGGCGGCTTTCGGCATGGTGGCGCGGGCACTCGGCCACGGTATGCGGGTGGGTGTGGTGCAGTTCATCAAAGGCAGTTTTTCCACCGGCGAAGAGGCTTTCTTTCGGCGCTTTCCGGAGATCAGCTATCACGTGATGGGCGAAGGCTTTACCTGGGAGACGCAAGATCGTAGTCGTGACATTCAGGCTGCACAAGCGGCTTGGGCGGTGGCGGCAACGCTGCTGCGTGATGCGGATACGGCGCTGGTGGTGCTGGACGAACTCAATATCGCGCTCAAATACGGCTATCTGTCGCTGGATGATGTACTCGATACAGTGGGTGCGCGCCCCGCTCGTCAGCATGTGGTGATCACTGGCCGCGCCGCTCCTCCCGCGCTCATTGAGGCTGCGGACACCGTTACCGAAATGACCCTCATCAAGCACGCCTTCCAGGCGGGCATGCGCGCACAAAACGGTGTTGAATTGTGA
- a CDS encoding sirohydrochlorin chelatase: MKSTILLVGHGSRHTPGNVEIDQFAAQWAKKNPQWRIETCFIEFADVLLDQGLDTAANDSAQVIVIPLILNAAGHVKMEIPHHIDKARQRHPEIEFIYARHIGATDQILTILKRNLRKVLAKLDMPDPKTTGVILLGRGSSDRIANGEVAKMARWLFEESDHELVDIAFTGITHPRLEGVVQRHAKLGMTQIAVLPYYLFTGTLIERIKRQVARLQEQYPQLAIAHGDYFGFEKEIYETLNSRVRDARGETTHCEKTMMECDGCQYRLLAEESDHGHHHHHDHDDHGEHHHDEHEHCHHDHDHDHSHK; this comes from the coding sequence ATGAAGAGCACCATCCTGTTAGTGGGCCACGGCTCACGCCACACACCCGGCAATGTCGAGATCGATCAGTTCGCGGCGCAGTGGGCCAAGAAAAATCCGCAGTGGCGTATCGAAACCTGCTTCATCGAATTTGCCGATGTGCTGCTCGACCAGGGGCTCGACACCGCTGCCAACGATTCAGCACAGGTCATCGTTATTCCGCTGATCTTGAATGCAGCGGGCCACGTCAAGATGGAGATTCCGCACCACATCGACAAGGCGCGCCAACGTCATCCCGAAATTGAATTCATCTACGCCCGCCACATCGGTGCGACCGATCAGATACTCACCATCCTTAAGCGCAACCTGCGCAAGGTGCTGGCCAAGTTGGATATGCCCGACCCCAAAACGACCGGCGTCATCCTGCTGGGGCGCGGCTCATCCGACCGGATCGCCAATGGCGAAGTGGCCAAGATGGCGCGCTGGCTCTTCGAAGAGAGCGACCACGAACTGGTCGATATCGCCTTTACCGGCATCACCCACCCACGCCTTGAGGGCGTGGTGCAACGTCATGCCAAACTGGGCATGACCCAGATCGCCGTGCTCCCCTACTACCTCTTTACCGGCACCCTGATCGAGCGCATCAAACGGCAGGTGGCGCGCTTGCAGGAGCAGTATCCACAGCTGGCCATCGCCCACGGCGACTACTTCGGTTTTGAAAAAGAGATCTACGAGACACTCAACAGCCGTGTGCGTGACGCGCGTGGCGAAACGACTCACTGTGAAAAGACCATGATGGAGTGTGATGGCTGTCAATATCGCCTCCTCGCCGAAGAGAGTGATCATGGGCATCACCATCATCACGATCACGATGACCATGGCGAACACCATCATGATGAGCATGAGCACTGCCACCATGATCATGATCATGATCACAGCCATAAATAG
- a CDS encoding cobyrinate a,c-diamide synthase — translation MSAPRHCPALLITAPASGQGKTITTAALARYHRNQGRRVRVFKTGPDFLDPMILERASGNPVYQLDLWMVGEAHCRQLLWEAIVDADLILVEGVMGLFDGQPSSADLAVKFGLPVLAVIDAGAMAQTFGAVAYGLAHYREDLVCAGVAANMVAGEHHSAMLAESLPEGLRLWASLPRDADIALPDRHLGLVQAAEIIDIEKRLDHLADVWMKHGFTDLPDTISFDPVNTTPLSPLLEGVRIAVARDAAFSFLYQANLDLLTALGAELVFFSPLRDAALPQADSLYLPGGYPELHSVQLAANHGMIESVRTHHAAGKPIVAECGGMLYLLESLTDLHGHKAEMVGLLSGSAKMQEKLANLGLHSVALPEGSMRGHTFHYSQMESPLAPVAVSEGVRAGRRGEAVYRAGRTNASYLHLYFPSNPRATARLFVPSPLLTSLT, via the coding sequence GTGAGCGCGCCTCGCCACTGCCCGGCGCTGCTCATCACCGCCCCCGCATCGGGCCAAGGCAAGACCATCACCACGGCCGCGCTGGCGCGCTATCATCGCAACCAAGGGCGGCGGGTGCGTGTGTTCAAGACGGGGCCGGATTTTCTTGATCCCATGATTCTTGAACGCGCATCGGGAAACCCAGTGTATCAGCTTGATCTGTGGATGGTCGGCGAGGCGCATTGCCGGCAATTATTGTGGGAGGCGATCGTCGACGCGGACCTGATTCTGGTTGAGGGCGTGATGGGTCTTTTTGATGGACAACCTTCAAGCGCGGATCTTGCTGTCAAATTCGGTCTGCCGGTGCTTGCCGTGATCGACGCAGGCGCCATGGCCCAAACCTTCGGTGCTGTCGCGTATGGGCTGGCACATTACCGGGAGGATCTTGTTTGCGCGGGTGTGGCGGCCAATATGGTTGCAGGGGAGCATCACTCCGCCATGCTGGCTGAAAGCCTGCCAGAAGGCTTGCGCTTGTGGGCGAGCCTGCCGCGAGATGCCGATATCGCGCTTCCTGACCGGCATCTCGGCTTGGTTCAAGCGGCGGAAATCATTGACATCGAAAAACGTCTCGATCACCTGGCGGATGTCTGGATGAAACACGGTTTTACCGATCTTCCCGATACCATTTCATTTGATCCTGTGAACACTACACCGCTGTCGCCGTTGCTCGAAGGTGTGCGCATCGCGGTGGCGCGTGACGCGGCGTTTTCATTTCTTTATCAGGCCAATCTCGACCTGCTCACCGCGCTGGGGGCGGAGCTGGTCTTTTTCTCACCCCTGCGTGACGCCGCACTTCCTCAAGCAGACAGCCTGTATCTGCCCGGCGGCTACCCGGAATTGCACAGTGTACAACTCGCCGCCAACCATGGCATGATCGAATCCGTGCGTACTCATCACGCGGCGGGCAAGCCCATCGTCGCCGAGTGTGGCGGCATGTTGTATCTGCTGGAGTCGCTTACCGATCTTCACGGCCATAAAGCGGAGATGGTTGGGTTACTTTCAGGTAGTGCAAAAATGCAGGAGAAGCTTGCCAACCTCGGACTGCACAGCGTAGCGTTGCCTGAAGGGTCGATGCGCGGCCACACGTTTCACTACTCGCAGATGGAGAGTCCGCTGGCACCTGTCGCCGTCAGCGAAGGCGTGCGCGCGGGACGACGCGGCGAGGCAGTCTATCGTGCCGGTCGAACCAACGCCTCCTATCTGCACCTCTATTTTCCATCGAACCCGAGAGCGACGGCACGCCTCTTCGTACCGTCGCCCTTATTAACATCACTAACCTAA
- the cobM gene encoding precorrin-4 C(11)-methyltransferase — MGKVWFVGAGPGDPDLITVKGRDLIAAASAIIYAGSLVSEAAMRWAPAGCEIADSKDMALEEITGWLIAKAQAHETVIRLQTGDPGLYGALIEMVQPLDAAGIEVGVVPGVSSAMASAATAVESLTLPEVTQTVILTRVEGRTPMPEGESLQALAQHHSTLCIFLSITLLKKVQGELLAAGWSEDAPVLVVQKASWPDEEKIVRGTLSDIRDRCIAEKITSQAMIIVSPALGARHWPELKKSKLYDKTFTHRFRKAEKPAGNEQ; from the coding sequence ATGGGCAAGGTGTGGTTTGTCGGCGCCGGGCCGGGTGATCCTGATCTGATTACGGTCAAGGGACGTGATCTGATCGCCGCTGCCTCCGCCATCATCTACGCCGGTTCTCTGGTCTCAGAGGCGGCGATGCGCTGGGCGCCAGCAGGGTGCGAGATCGCCGATTCGAAAGATATGGCGTTGGAGGAGATCACTGGCTGGCTCATCGCCAAGGCGCAAGCGCATGAGACAGTCATACGTCTGCAAACAGGCGATCCCGGCCTTTATGGCGCCTTGATCGAGATGGTGCAACCGCTGGATGCGGCGGGCATCGAGGTCGGCGTGGTGCCTGGGGTCTCATCCGCCATGGCCTCCGCCGCCACGGCGGTTGAGAGCCTGACGCTGCCCGAGGTGACACAGACCGTGATCCTCACCCGTGTCGAGGGGCGTACCCCGATGCCGGAAGGTGAATCGCTGCAAGCGCTGGCGCAACACCACTCCACGCTATGCATCTTCCTCTCGATCACCCTGTTAAAAAAGGTGCAGGGCGAACTGCTGGCGGCAGGCTGGAGCGAGGATGCGCCGGTGCTGGTAGTACAGAAGGCGAGCTGGCCCGATGAGGAGAAGATCGTTCGCGGCACCCTGAGCGATATCCGCGACAGGTGCATCGCCGAGAAGATCACCAGTCAGGCGATGATTATCGTCAGCCCGGCGCTGGGCGCACGCCACTGGCCAGAGTTGAAGAAGTCAAAACTCTACGACAAAACATTTACCCATCGCTTTCGTAAAGCGGAAAAACCGGCAGGTAACGAGCAATGA